One Shewanella sp. MR-4 DNA window includes the following coding sequences:
- the hinT gene encoding purine nucleoside phosphoramidase has protein sequence MAEETIFSKIIRREIPADILYQDELVTAFRDISPKAPTHILIVPNHLIPTANDMKASDEPALGRMMTVAAKLAAEAGIAKDGYRLIMNCNKHGGQEVYHIHIHLVGGEPLGPMLSQGQ, from the coding sequence ATGGCCGAAGAAACCATTTTCAGCAAAATTATCCGCCGCGAAATTCCCGCCGACATCCTGTATCAAGACGAGCTGGTGACCGCATTTAGAGACATCTCACCAAAGGCGCCAACCCATATTCTGATTGTGCCGAATCATTTGATCCCAACTGCAAATGATATGAAAGCCTCGGATGAACCTGCACTCGGCCGGATGATGACAGTGGCGGCTAAACTGGCGGCAGAGGCGGGGATTGCCAAAGATGGTTATCGTTTGATCATGAACTGCAACAAACATGGCGGACAAGAAGTGTACCATATCCATATTCATCTCGTTGGCGGAGAGCCACTGGGACCCATGTTGAGCCAAGGTCAATGA
- a CDS encoding TonB-dependent receptor, with the protein MYNKKSTKSSNFSFSLTRAPLALAISAALSTAAWAQTDAIDKPEPSNDMEIMVVTADFRSASLEKMPSSITVIDAQQIQDESAQHFEDVMNSIANFNWSGGSSRPKYFQIRGVGEQEQYQGAPNSSVGYIIDDIDLSGIGMVSSMYDLQQVEVLRGPQGTRYGANALAGLIYLKSNDPTDVFEHGAEASLGNDDLQTFSGFSSGPLTDSGKLLYRVSLQQHQQNGYRDNLYLNKEDTNGRDEFTGRAKLRWYATDNLQLDLTLLHADFDNGYDAWSLTNDPKHTISDQPGVDSQRTTGAGFKATYSGAESFELTSLTSFANTDHHYSYDGDWANPEYWASKQCEDEGNLAPCQYDYFWDKTGQRKTLSQEFRLSSTDQGRIFAGSTDWLLGVYAMNLKEDNQLYSEYNTWPDEVLDSEYEATNYAVFGQLDTDLGADYALSVGLRVERRNSHYSDTNNDNFDPSETMWGGHIALSKVLNESHNVYARVARGYKAGGFNMTLPVELNDKKEFDTETLYNYEIGLKSHWFEGLIDTNLALFYMDRQDQQVAASQQDPNKPQRFILYTENAGSSHNYGAELDATWYATDNLQFYSSLGWLETAYGDYQYQDKYGSDVDLTGRDLAHSPHLTYSLGGTYRANSGWFANVNMSGKSEFYYSDSNDSRSEPYTIVNARLGYEASAWSAYLWGRNLFDEEYGVRGFYFGNEPDNGWAEKQYIRYGDPRQIGVTLNVKFM; encoded by the coding sequence ATGTATAACAAAAAGTCTACCAAGAGTTCCAACTTCTCCTTTTCGTTAACGCGTGCGCCATTAGCGCTGGCCATTTCGGCTGCGTTAAGCACGGCCGCATGGGCGCAAACCGATGCTATCGATAAACCTGAGCCTAGCAATGATATGGAAATCATGGTGGTGACTGCGGATTTTCGCAGTGCCAGTTTAGAAAAAATGCCATCGAGCATTACCGTTATCGATGCCCAGCAAATCCAAGATGAAAGCGCCCAACACTTTGAAGACGTGATGAATTCCATCGCTAACTTTAACTGGTCGGGTGGCAGCTCACGTCCTAAGTATTTCCAGATCCGTGGCGTAGGGGAGCAGGAGCAATATCAAGGTGCACCTAACTCATCTGTGGGTTATATCATTGATGATATTGATTTATCTGGTATTGGCATGGTGTCGAGTATGTACGATCTGCAGCAGGTCGAAGTGTTACGCGGCCCGCAGGGTACCCGCTATGGCGCCAATGCGTTAGCGGGCTTGATTTACCTTAAGAGTAATGACCCGACCGATGTGTTTGAACATGGCGCCGAGGCCTCTTTAGGCAATGACGATTTGCAAACCTTTAGCGGTTTTAGCTCAGGGCCGTTAACCGATTCGGGTAAATTGTTGTACCGTGTGTCGCTGCAGCAACATCAACAAAACGGTTATCGCGATAATCTGTATTTAAATAAAGAAGATACCAATGGTCGTGATGAATTTACTGGTCGCGCTAAATTACGCTGGTATGCCACCGACAATCTGCAACTCGATTTAACTCTGCTGCATGCCGATTTTGATAACGGCTACGATGCCTGGAGCTTAACCAACGATCCTAAACATACTATTTCGGATCAGCCGGGTGTCGATAGCCAGCGCACCACGGGCGCAGGATTTAAAGCAACTTACTCGGGCGCTGAGTCGTTTGAGTTAACCTCGCTGACTTCATTTGCCAATACCGATCACCATTATAGTTACGATGGCGATTGGGCGAACCCTGAATATTGGGCCTCCAAGCAATGTGAGGATGAGGGCAATCTCGCCCCTTGTCAGTACGATTACTTCTGGGACAAAACCGGTCAGCGTAAGACCTTATCCCAAGAGTTCCGCTTAAGCTCGACCGACCAAGGTCGTATTTTTGCCGGCTCAACCGACTGGTTACTTGGGGTTTATGCGATGAACCTTAAAGAAGATAACCAACTGTATTCTGAATATAATACTTGGCCCGATGAGGTGTTAGATTCCGAATATGAAGCAACTAATTACGCCGTATTTGGTCAGCTGGATACGGATTTAGGCGCCGATTATGCCTTGTCTGTGGGGCTGCGTGTTGAGCGTCGCAATAGCCACTACTCAGACACTAACAATGATAATTTTGATCCGAGTGAAACCATGTGGGGCGGCCATATTGCGCTGAGCAAAGTGCTGAATGAATCCCATAATGTGTACGCCCGTGTGGCGCGCGGTTACAAGGCGGGCGGTTTTAACATGACCTTGCCAGTCGAACTCAATGATAAAAAAGAGTTTGATACCGAAACCCTATACAACTACGAAATCGGTCTTAAATCCCATTGGTTTGAAGGGCTTATCGATACGAATCTGGCGCTGTTCTATATGGACAGACAGGATCAGCAAGTGGCCGCATCCCAGCAAGATCCTAACAAGCCACAACGCTTTATCCTCTACACTGAAAATGCGGGTAGCTCACACAACTACGGTGCCGAGTTGGACGCCACTTGGTATGCCACCGATAATCTCCAGTTTTACTCAAGCCTAGGTTGGTTAGAGACGGCGTACGGCGATTACCAGTACCAAGATAAATACGGTAGCGATGTGGATTTAACGGGTCGCGATTTGGCCCATTCACCACACTTGACCTACAGCTTAGGCGGCACCTATCGTGCGAACTCGGGTTGGTTTGCCAACGTCAACATGAGTGGTAAGAGTGAGTTTTACTACTCAGACAGCAACGACTCGCGCTCTGA
- a CDS encoding LuxR C-terminal-related transcriptional regulator has translation MFKILHWIVVSRSQVLMELLAGRWPQEFLVKLSQVNPDEMCDQIKDNQASMVVIDLSTVDLQKAYQFQRLLAREHPSVRVVYIQFPKQVDARFLMQASTTAGVFYLDAGLTEISLGLSNILRGHRVIPIQLVNGVNDDFGLFEDTEPLTIREREVLQALLSGSTNLDIANQLFVSESTIKTHLYRVFRKIGVSSRGQAIAWAQTYLHDVVV, from the coding sequence ATGTTCAAAATATTACATTGGATTGTAGTGTCAAGATCACAAGTGCTGATGGAATTACTGGCAGGACGCTGGCCACAGGAATTTCTGGTGAAGCTATCGCAGGTGAACCCTGACGAGATGTGTGATCAAATCAAAGATAACCAAGCTTCCATGGTGGTGATTGATCTTTCCACCGTCGACCTTCAGAAAGCCTATCAATTTCAACGCTTGCTCGCCCGCGAACACCCGAGTGTGCGAGTCGTCTATATCCAATTTCCTAAGCAGGTTGATGCCCGTTTCTTAATGCAAGCCTCGACTACGGCTGGGGTGTTTTATCTGGATGCAGGACTGACTGAAATCAGCCTTGGCCTCTCCAACATCCTACGTGGACACAGAGTGATCCCTATCCAATTGGTGAACGGGGTGAATGATGACTTTGGACTGTTCGAAGATACCGAGCCATTAACTATCCGTGAGCGCGAAGTGTTACAAGCCCTGCTGTCTGGCAGCACTAACCTCGATATCGCCAATCAATTGTTTGTGAGTGAAAGCACCATTAAGACTCACTTGTACCGTGTCTTCCGTAAGATTGGTGTGTCTAGCCGTGGTCAAGCCATCGCTTGGGCGCAAACCTATTTACACGATGTGGTGGTGTAA
- a CDS encoding M61 family metallopeptidase — protein MIHYHIIPVDPKAHLFAVTMTVQKPHPKQVFSLPAWLPGSYMVRDFAKNIIDLKATGDNGEPLKLTQLDKQTWSVEHLCTQLTLTYQVYAWDLSVRTAHLDMTHGFFNGSSVFLAAHGFEAGLHTVTMAAPTEPSLNEWRLATSMTRQSGDEFAFGEFCAQSYDELIDHPVEMGLFTHASFEACGVRHDIVLNGRHRAHMPRLCQDLKAICEYQIKLFGTPAPFERYLFMTTVLDNGFGGLEHRASTALMCSRKDLPLSMDAPINNDYRTYLSLCSHEYFHSWNVKRIKPECFLPYQLEAETYTPQLWAYEGITSYYDDFLTYRAGLVDEQSYLDMLSETFTRVYRSQGRFKQSIKDSSFNAWTKFYKQDENAQNAIISYYTKGALFALYLDLTLRSETQGKYNLDDLMTILWQEYALQNRGTTDECHQRIVERLLGRDCQDLFAYLDNTDDIPLAPLLAEFGVELTLRASQGAQDVGGGSAKGYEIAFGAKTQAAPIGLKVTTVAQGSPAHLAGLSAGDILIAADNLQVTGQFEALLQQYPLGQRLSLHWFRRDELMTGELIIAEAPKDTVALSITDKDKLHAWLGR, from the coding sequence ATGATCCACTATCACATCATTCCCGTCGATCCCAAGGCGCACTTGTTCGCCGTCACCATGACGGTACAAAAGCCTCACCCTAAGCAAGTTTTTAGCCTGCCCGCGTGGCTTCCCGGCAGTTATATGGTGCGGGATTTTGCCAAGAATATTATCGACCTTAAAGCCACAGGCGATAACGGCGAGCCGCTTAAGCTCACTCAACTGGATAAACAAACCTGGTCGGTCGAACATCTCTGCACCCAACTTACCTTAACCTATCAAGTTTATGCTTGGGACTTGTCGGTACGCACCGCGCACCTCGATATGACCCACGGTTTCTTTAACGGCAGCAGTGTGTTTTTAGCCGCCCACGGCTTTGAGGCAGGTTTACACACAGTAACAATGGCGGCGCCGACCGAGCCAAGCCTAAACGAATGGCGACTCGCTACTAGCATGACACGCCAAAGTGGCGATGAATTTGCCTTTGGTGAGTTTTGCGCGCAAAGCTATGACGAACTTATCGATCATCCGGTTGAGATGGGCCTATTCACCCACGCTAGTTTTGAAGCCTGCGGCGTAAGACACGATATCGTACTAAACGGTCGCCACCGCGCCCATATGCCGAGACTCTGCCAAGATTTAAAGGCGATTTGCGAATATCAAATCAAGCTGTTTGGCACGCCAGCGCCCTTCGAACGTTATCTGTTTATGACAACAGTGCTCGACAATGGCTTTGGAGGTTTGGAACACAGGGCATCGACAGCACTCATGTGCTCGCGCAAGGATTTACCGCTGTCGATGGATGCGCCGATTAATAATGACTACCGCACCTATTTATCGCTCTGCAGCCATGAATATTTCCACAGCTGGAATGTCAAGCGCATCAAGCCAGAATGCTTCTTACCCTATCAACTCGAGGCGGAAACCTATACGCCGCAGCTGTGGGCCTATGAGGGCATCACCTCCTATTATGATGATTTCCTTACCTATCGCGCAGGCTTAGTCGATGAGCAAAGCTACTTAGATATGCTGAGCGAAACCTTTACCCGGGTATACCGCAGTCAAGGCCGCTTTAAACAAAGCATTAAGGACTCGAGTTTTAACGCTTGGACTAAGTTCTACAAACAGGATGAGAACGCCCAAAACGCAATTATCAGTTATTACACTAAGGGCGCCCTGTTTGCCCTGTATCTGGATTTAACCCTCAGAAGCGAGACTCAAGGAAAATACAACCTCGACGATCTAATGACCATTCTGTGGCAGGAATATGCCCTGCAAAATCGCGGCACCACGGATGAATGTCATCAAAGGATTGTTGAACGCTTATTGGGGCGCGATTGCCAAGATCTCTTCGCCTATTTAGACAATACCGACGATATCCCGCTGGCACCGCTACTGGCCGAGTTTGGGGTTGAATTGACACTGAGAGCGAGCCAAGGCGCACAGGATGTCGGCGGTGGCTCGGCCAAAGGGTATGAGATTGCCTTTGGTGCTAAGACTCAAGCCGCACCAATCGGCCTTAAAGTAACCACTGTCGCCCAAGGCAGCCCTGCGCACCTTGCGGGCTTAAGCGCCGGAGATATCTTAATTGCGGCGGATAATCTGCAGGTGACAGGTCAATTTGAAGCGCTGCTTCAGCAATACCCACTCGGACAACGCCTAAGCCTGCATTGGTTTAGACGCGATGAATTGATGACGGGAGAACTGATTATTGCCGAGGCGCCAAAGGATACGGTTGCCTTAAGCATCACAGATAAAGATAAGCTCCACGCTTGGCTAGGTCGTTGA
- a CDS encoding YcfL family protein, whose protein sequence is MKAIYSGLILAAALTLGACTNTAGISVNSLGETRVDSKSFARDISVEGVEARRVGDLIQGSALIVSKSSSDMRVQYKFTWYDASGFTIEDEATSWKSVKLHGKQQLQVSAVAPNAQVAKFDVYVRETYSN, encoded by the coding sequence ATGAAAGCAATTTACAGTGGATTAATCTTGGCTGCAGCACTGACACTCGGTGCCTGTACTAATACGGCGGGCATTTCGGTGAACTCACTGGGAGAAACCCGCGTCGATAGCAAAAGTTTTGCCCGTGATATCAGTGTTGAAGGGGTTGAGGCGCGCCGTGTTGGCGATCTTATCCAAGGTTCGGCGTTGATTGTCAGCAAGTCCTCAAGCGATATGCGAGTGCAATATAAGTTCACTTGGTATGATGCCAGCGGCTTTACCATCGAAGATGAAGCCACCAGTTGGAAATCGGTGAAATTACACGGTAAACAACAGCTACAAGTGTCGGCCGTAGCCCCAAATGCGCAAGTGGCGAAATTCGATGTTTATGTGCGCGAGACCTATTCAAACTAA
- a CDS encoding PaaI family thioesterase yields MKVNPDFFPLTQMAQRFVDQLAQCRRLGLTVLEASEHHVLIELPYSTELIGYPDTGVIHGGVITTLMDTACGSAVVSAIFQKYQSLEISPTLDLRVDYMKPAQPHKPVYGFAECYKLSSNIAFTRAIAYQDSIDDPIAHAVGSFMRISPEMVGDAFRQALMGEAVPPLGETDELK; encoded by the coding sequence ATGAAGGTAAATCCTGATTTTTTTCCGCTGACTCAAATGGCGCAGCGATTTGTCGATCAGCTCGCCCAGTGCCGTCGCTTAGGGTTAACCGTGCTCGAAGCCAGTGAGCACCACGTACTGATTGAGTTGCCCTATAGCACTGAGTTAATTGGTTATCCCGATACGGGTGTTATCCACGGCGGGGTGATAACCACCCTGATGGACACCGCCTGTGGCAGCGCGGTGGTGAGTGCGATTTTTCAAAAATATCAATCCTTAGAAATTTCGCCCACCCTCGACTTACGGGTCGATTATATGAAGCCCGCCCAGCCCCATAAGCCAGTTTATGGCTTTGCGGAATGCTATAAGTTGTCATCTAATATCGCCTTTACCCGCGCCATCGCCTATCAGGACAGCATCGATGATCCTATCGCCCATGCGGTGGGCTCTTTTATGCGGATCAGCCCCGAAATGGTGGGCGATGCATTTAGACAAGCCTTGATGGGAGAAGCCGTGCCGCCCTTAGGAGAGACAGATGAACTCAAATAA
- a CDS encoding PaaI family thioesterase, which translates to MNSNKPTEQKTLDVQGIVKRATELNDFGHLLEHVPYAKFIGMKVERFGDELIFKLPAKDDNIGNPILPAIHGGVIAGFMEMSAIVQLMVFMQTAKVPKVVDFSIDYLRAGLHKDSFAECRITRQGRRVANVNINCWQTNRKQLIATARAHFLID; encoded by the coding sequence ATGAACTCAAATAAGCCGACCGAGCAGAAAACCCTCGATGTGCAGGGAATTGTAAAACGCGCCACCGAGCTGAATGACTTTGGTCATCTACTCGAACATGTGCCCTATGCTAAGTTTATTGGTATGAAGGTCGAGCGCTTTGGCGACGAGCTGATTTTCAAACTCCCCGCTAAGGACGACAATATCGGTAATCCCATCCTGCCCGCGATTCATGGTGGGGTAATTGCTGGTTTTATGGAAATGTCAGCCATAGTGCAATTAATGGTGTTTATGCAAACGGCAAAAGTGCCAAAAGTAGTTGATTTCTCGATTGATTACCTGCGAGCAGGCCTGCATAAGGACAGTTTTGCCGAATGTCGTATCACCCGTCAGGGGCGACGGGTCGCCAACGTGAATATCAATTGTTGGCAAACCAATCGTAAGCAGTTGATCGCAACCGCAAGGGCGCACTTTTTAATCGATTAA